From the genome of Scleropages formosus chromosome 25, fSclFor1.1, whole genome shotgun sequence:
ATCACCTTAAACCTTCGTTATGATATTTGTTAAAATTTGACTGTTAATGTTCAGATCTGTATGGATGAATTTTATATTCATTGTCTGCACAATATAAATGGAGACCACGTCGTTGCTTTCACAAAGTCTTGCCTCTTTGCATGACATTAGAATCCCTAACAGGAGTTTTTGATGAACTGCAAACTCAGACCTTGGGTTATCATTGGTGACTATGctgaagataaaaaaaaaaaaaaattggtaatttgtttaattgtttaacCGAAGCAGAAAGTCACAATCACTGCTGTAAATAGAGAACTATGCCCAATGGCAAACTAAATTTTTGtctggaaatgagttgaatgaCATTCAGTTTACTGTACACCCCTTAAGGCTCCTGAATcccttccttctcctctccttgGACTGTAAGAGGCAGAAATGGAGACGACTGGCTCATCCCAAGGTGGCAGTACATTGGATGAAGACTGTTGCCTCGGTAACACgtcacatgtgtgtgtgtgtgtgtgtgggggggggtttttCTTATGTGTTGATGTATCGAATACATTTCTTACAGTCTCCAACTCTGTGTCTGCTCACAGAATTGCCGAAAAGAGAGAAGGAAGTCACTCTGGAATGCGATGAAAGTCAGTCTGCAGAGCCCAGTAATGAAGAAGAATCAACAATTGAAGATGATCAGTTTTGTAAGTAATTATGTactttaatagatttttttcgaACTGCTATAGGCTCTGCTAATGAGAGTAGATGCCAAGTACTTCTAAACTTAGTCTGTACCAGTTGTGTAGATGCTATCAATGACCCATCTTGTTAGTCCGTTAGTAGAATAGATGATaaactttaataatttttttctacattctATGTATGCTGCCTTAGACTTTTCATCTTAATTATCCTACAATAGATGAGTGTGAATATTTTCAGCTTTGCAAGATCTGTTTTCCTGAACATATCTCTACACTGTCTGTGAATTTGACAGTGCAAAATATCTATTCAGGTTATATGTATAATCGATCATGCCTCTCACTTTATCCTAGAATTTCATAATACACTCTTCGGTCTTCATTTTTATGCCTTTTCTTCAGATTCGCTACCTGAAAAAGCATCGCTGCATTTTTCAGCAGTAAATGGGGTGGTTTCTTCATTCATGCTCACAGAGAGGATACGAATAAGGAAAATTGTATTACTTATTAttgcaatctaaatgccaagctcagtGAACACCTGGACATCTGAATAAGGAAAATAGATATTTCTGTATTGAGGATACCTGAGCAATTTGAGTTGCCACAGTACAGGGTCTGAAAATGTATACAAGcatcttatttgttttttttttaatgacttctgcagagaagaaaatgGAATTTTCAATTTGATTATATGACTTTGCAATGAAATGGACAAATTTGTATCTTTCAGTTGTAGTCctgcataatttaaaaacatttgcaggGGTCTTTTTGCAAATCACTGGAAGTAAAATGCTTATAATTTGTCTAGTTACAATCCTGTactgttttttcagtttgccTGCTAACTGTATATCTTTCACTGTTTCTGTATCTCTCATATTTCCCCCCTTCCCAGACTGCGAGGAGTGCAAGTCCTTCTACGTGGACGAGTGTGAGACCCATGGCCCTCCCTCCTTTATCCCTGACTCTCCTGCCCCCCTGGGGGCACCTCAAAGGGCCCTTCTCACACTTCCTCCAGGCATGATGGTGTCACGGTCCAGCATCCCCGAGGCTGGTCTGGGGGTATTTAATCAGGGGGAAACTGTTCCTGTGGGCACACATTTTGGACCCTATGAAGGGGAGGTGACAACCAGGGAGGAGGCCATTGAGAGCAGCTACTCCTGGGTGGTGAGTCAGTCGATGTGAAGGGTGTGTGACGTTCGCGTTATCAGGTGTGTTGGGCAACTGAGAAACGCTGACTAAATAGAGCTCATGACGTGTAGATGAGGCAGACAGTCATTTAGTCCACTTGTACACAAGCAGACACCGAGtatgcacattttattaaatataattgtttattaaaacattCCTCCAGCATTTCTTGTGGTAAAAATACGAGACGATATGTTGAATGCTGTTTTACTCGACTGTTTTGTTAACGTGTGGAATTAAGCAATCTTAGTCTTTTTGATTTTTAGTCTCTGTTTTGCTCAGCTCTGCAGGAAGAAGAACCAGTTTGAGTACATTGACGCTAAACGGGACACTCACTCGAACTGGATGAGGTAACAAATGGCCTCTTTGACCCGTCTGAGCGATTTCTAGGTTTATTAGTATATGTGTACAGATCAGGCCCCTCTTTCAGGTATGTGAATTGTGCGCGTAGCGAAGAGGAGCAGAACCTGGTGGCGTTCCAGCACAGGGGGCGTGTCTTTTACCGCTGTCTCCGCCCCATCCTACCAGGACAGGAACTGCTGCTGTGGCATGAGGACGATTATGCCAAGGAGTTGGGCATCACCTGGGACTACCTGTGGGACAAGAAGTGTAATCCTGCAGGTACTCTAATTTTTCCCAGGCTTTCAGTTGCTTTCcaattttgtattaatttcatgcgtttctttttttgtaaaattatgctTCTGCAACATAAGAACAGCTAAGTGCACAATATACAAGAGTGAGTCAGAAAGGATCCTTAATATTAAAcatgattaaaaagaaatttttgcGAATACTTTTTTGACCAACTCCAGTAGTTTGTTCTCTGTGCCAAGAAATTTGCAGAAAACATGGAAGCCTGGCAGCAACTCGATTTTATTCCAGTGCTAGTGCCAGCATTGAAACAAAGCTGGCTAAAcatctttttcctctctttttccctaGGGAGATCTGCAGAAGTATTTTCCTGTGCCTACTGTCAGTTTTCCTTCAGTGGGGAGTTTAACCTTAACAAGCACTTAAAACAGTCTCACTCAAAAGAATATGCTAAACTGTTGGAGTCTAAAACATCTCCTACCCACATGCAACCTACTATAGCCAgctgcagagctgctgaaataaataagaatggCAACAGCTTCAGTCATGCTGACACGCTAGCAAAAAGTAAACCAAATGCGATTCAAAGTGGCGGGACCGAGTTTTGCTGCATTCGTTGTGGCAAGAGTTTCACTGATTCAGAAAGCCTTGATGCTCACCGTTGTACTCATTCAGAGGAAGGGCTATATCCTTGCTTGCAGTGTGGCAAAAGCTTTGCTCGGTCATGCCACCTCAAAAGGCACGAGCGAACCATCCACTCAAAAGAGAAACCGTACTGCTGCAGTCGATGCGGAAAGTGCTTTGGCCAAGCAGCAGGCCTGAAAAGACATCAGCAGATCCATGCAGGCAGGAAACCCATACATAAGACCGTGTCTTCAAAGGTGTTTCGCTGTTCTCAGTGTTCATTTTGCTTTACTGCAGAGCTCAAGCTTCAGAAACACATGAAGCAGCATCACCTTGAggaaactgtaaaaatgcatgtgGCTGGATTAGCCGCATCTGATACTCTGACGCCTCCTTTAGAATGCAGTAAGGATAGTGTACTCTCTGATGAACTTCCCAGCCCATCCTTAAGTGCCTCGTCATCTCAGATTACTGAGTTAAGGGGGGCTGTCAGGCATTCAGAAACAACATCAGCACTGGACGGCCAACAAATCGACTCAGGATCCTACTGCTGCTCGCGTTGTAGGAGTTCTTTCAGTGACCCAGACCACCTTAAAAAGCACCCGTGTATTCCGACACAAGAAGGCTCGTACTTCTGTGACAGCTGTGGTCTGAACTACATCAACGAACAAAGCCTTAAAGGCCACAAGTGTACTCAGAGTGAAGACGGTCCGTATTGCTGTCCCCAGTGTGGTAAGAGTTTCACTCGGTCCTGCAACCTCAGAAGGCATGAGCGTACTATTCACACCAAAGAGAAACCATACTACTGCACGCAGTGTGGGAAGTTTTTCAGTCAGTCTGCAGGGCTAAAAAGGCACCAGCAGATCCACGTGGGCATGACaccatgcagtaaaaatgtggaAGATTTATCTCGGGTCTTCCCTTGTTCTCAGTGCTCCTTTTCCTTTACAGAAGAGCGCTACCTCCACAAGCACCTCAAACGGTACCACCCAGAGGAGCATCTCAAACTGCTCGAGTCTACATCGGTCATAGAAACACAAACCGGTCACAGGAAACTGTGCTGTAAGCAGTGTCGGAAGACTTTTAGCTGCCCAAAAACTCTAAATTCACACAAATGTATTCAGCCGGGTGGAAGACTGTACTTGTGCAGTGATTGCGGTAAATGTTTCAGTTGGTTTTATAGCCTCCGGCAGCATCAGCGTATTCACACGGGTGAGAAGCCATATTCCTGCACCGAGTGCGGAAAGGGTTTTGTTCATTCTGGACAGTTAAACGTTCACATGCGTATTCATACGGGAGAGAAACCATTCCTCTGTACTGAATGCGGCGAGAGTTTCCGTCAGTCAGGCGACCTTAAACGGCACGAGCGAAAGCACAGTGGAGTGAGACCGTGCCGCTGCACGGAGTGTGGCAAGAGCTTCAGCCGCCCGCAGAGCCTCAAAGCTCATCAGCTGCTTCATAAAGGGGAAAAACTGTACTGCTGTACCCAGTGTGGAAAGCGTTTCGCTCGGAGTTGGCATCTGACAAGACACTACCAAAAAATGCACTCTTGAATCATCAGTGACAACCTCTATTCTcaaatttgcattaattttatgGCAGTAATATTCATGGGTTCACGCATTGTGCCATATGTGCATGAAAATGGATTTCTTGTACGATTGTAATGGAATGACATCTCCCAGGAAAGGGGAAGAtgggtcatgttttttttttcttttataatatcTTCAGGAGGTATAAATGATGTACTTTTTATCAGGATGAACAGTGATGTTTACAGGTCACTTTTATGATGCACCAAGGCACCATAAAAACATgtacagaaacattaaaattgtaATACTATGCAATGTCTAATGCAGAAAATACCTGGattgttaaaattttaatagagattatgaaatatttaatgtctgagtaatttgttcattttacttttcaaagtgactttggtCAAATTTTCCCAGCAATTGTTGACAGGGTTTTGTTGTGCATACAGGCTAATAGAGAAATATTTGTCAGACATAAGATGAAGCCATCATAAAAACCTGGTCCGCTTTGGGGCGGTCCATGGATCAGTAACTTCCGCTGCAAATGTCTCAACCTGGAACAACATTATAgagatttaaatatttaaaccaCTTCAAATAACATTGAGAAAAtagttaacttttttttttttttaagcattttctcaaaatttaccttgttttttctTACGCCAACAGAGATGGCTTCGTATGGATGGTTGTGAAAAGTTTTTGGAATGTAGACTTCACTTGTTTCACTGAATATCCTTTTTTCTACTGTAGTTAGCTGCAAATTTAAGGTGTATATTGATTGTTCATTATAAGGTAGGTCAAATTCTGCAAACCTTCAACCCCTTGAATGGAAAATTCACCAGTGTTGACAGACTGCAGTCCTTGAGTTGATGGTTTACTGATTAGTAATTGAGTTGCATCTGACAAAACTTCATACAGtaaattactgcagtattaGAGTATTAGAATAAGGCTGATTGAAATCCTGCACATGTGCATAAGTCTTACTTTACCAGCGTAGATTTACAAATTTATCTATTTACATCGCTGgatgttgtggtggaacaattCATGTTATGGACTTTGTTCAAGATTACATATGTCggtgcaaacatttttttgtgtttgaataTAGCGAGAAGATGTTGCCCAAAATTTAAGAAACAATAGGCTTTGTTTTACCAATATTAAATATGTAGCCATAGGGTCTCGTTCTCTATAGGACCCTATAGTCTAACGTTCTCTGTGAGTTCCACCTCAAAACATACGACTTGGTGCATTTAGGAAAATTTAGTTATTTGTTAGCATAacattttattgacaaaaaGTGCTAGTTTTACCTTCAGCATTCAGCTTCAAGAAAATTTGTCATCTGTCATGCAATGTACCCCAGTGGTTCTCTGTCCTGACCCTGGGGACACACCGCACTTCCACCACCAGCTgatatcttttgtttttattaacatcAAAACTTCAAcagaattgcatgtctttggattgtggtatgaaacccacgcagacttgAGGAGAACGTAcaaactacacagactgagttgggttCTAACCCCAACccgaacagcccaggcactgggaGGCAGCAATTTTTACCTGTTGCTGCACCGTGCCACGTTTGTATGAGCAATTCATTGTAATTACtattaaaaatagtaataatgaaaatgtaaattgttataGAGGCAGTCCCTAAGTTACGGAtatccgacttacgtacaacctgtagttacaaaccacccgcCCCgccgtaaagcctattatatcaAAAGTTCTAGGTGCACACACCCATTgactgaaagcgcttgtcccgaccAGGGGCgcggcaagtcggagcctaatccggcaacacagggcgtaaggctgaagggggaggggacgcacccaggacgggacgccagtccgtcacaaggaatcccaagcgggcctcgaatcccagacccaccagagagcagccagaggCCAAACCCCTAGTTGCATATAatggttcataataacaaatgggTGATACTTTGCaacacacatcaaaacattgcgtatctacagcagtttgttggcTCATGGGCGCGTGCGCCCAAGATAGGACAAGCACTTTGTTCTTTTTAGCTGgactgtcatgcccacgaccTCACCCTGAACGTccgcacctgcccgaaatcagagtaGTGGAGTATAAAGAAGCCACACCTGCCCACCCTGGTTGTGGAATTTCATTTGAGAAGCCTGTCTCTCCAGTGCTCTCGAGTGAACCCATGACAAGTCCAAGTCCCTTGTTCTCTTTGTTCCCATTCCTGATGTCCATGGCTGCCAACACTGGCATCGCCTCCTCGACTACGACGTCAAATTCTCCCTAAGACCCACGCCTTTCCCCGACCAcgaatctcacctgctcccttgtgtactgACAACAAAGATCCTGCGACTGGGACCACACACCTACCTTTTCCCTGCCTGCTCAGTATGACatggaccacattgctgttaagtgcctcctgtgttttactgtattcagctttaatttttttttttttgttgtttttaccctcgtaagCATGgcacaaaagcataaatgtgatgcaagtgatggtgatgcatcaagaaaaaaaaaaaaactatcacgattgaaactaaagtggaaataataaagcgattggaaaagcaaacaaagtttctgtaatgttttttatacctacacacacacattgtctcctcctctctctctctattatacagtagtaacatttatctctttctttgtctctattataaatactgcagttccatttatattgttattgctgttattatgttaatgttttagTGTAGTTGGGGAgtgtggtggggcagtgggttgaactgggtcctgctctccagtgggtctggggtttcttgatgttttttatgcaaagaaatgtacatgatatactatatactaagacaaacattgaCTAACACGTTAGACACGAATTGTACCTAACTTCCGATTTAcgtacaaatctgacttaaagacagactgaggaacggaactcgttcgtcatccggggactgcctgtatacgCTATTCAGCTCCTGAcgtataagaaaaaaaaaaaaaaaaaaaaaaaaaaaaatccactctttttacacttttttctttgagatgctTATGGATAGTGGGGGTATCATGAGTCAACGCATACAGAGTTTCTCAGGAGCAAACTGAATTGGCACACAGTGCGGTCAGACACGTTATTCAGGCCTTGAAATCCATGGCATGTTTgcgttttccctccattttttcgCCAGGGGGTTAGACGCCTATAGCGGACACCCCGAAGAGAGCGGAAACCTCcatccagcagggggcgcagcgacAGCAGCGCAGCCTTTCGTCGTATTTACGCGCCGTTAGACGCCTATAGCGGACACCCCGAAGCGAGCGGAAACCTCcatccagcagggggcgcagcgatAGCAGCGCAGCCTTTCGCCGTATTTACGCGCCGACCGCTGAAGAAGTTCGCAGTCCGAGCTGCACAGTTGCTTCTTTAACGGAGCAGGTCGGTCCGGGGGAGTCGCGCAGCGGGGGAGTTTGTCCGGCTGTcgatggaaaataaataacagaatttgttaaaaaataacagaaggaAGGAAAATGATAATTTAGTTGTTATTGGGGCGATGAGGCGCAGGCCGCTGGTGCTCCGGGTTACGAAGTCGCCGGTCCTGTGTGTGCAGAAGTGCAGAGACGAGTCggggatggaggaggagggaacagcAGGTCGGTACAACACACATACGCGACGTGTGTGAGATAGTGACTGAGTAGGACTCGTGAGTTGTGTATTTTACACAAGTAGATTAAAAAGACTCAAAAATGACttccttttttagttttttctagAGCTCAGGAGGTGAGGTTCTCAAAGTCAAACCTGTGGCGAATATAGTGAGGTTTTGTGAATGTGAAAAGCTCCTGTTTTGGCCCTCAGGTCAGGTGTGAAGTGAAGAGCTGTGCCTGTGGCCTGTTTTGACCACTGGCCCTGGGACATCGTTGATGATGGTGCTCAGGCTCTGCAGTCGAGTGGCATCGGAGCAGTTAGGAGAACTTGAAGCACCCATGCTTTTTGtggccccctttttttttttttttttttaggtccGGAGTCCTCCCCGTCTTCATCAAAAGGCCGGGAAGATGgtgctgaggaggaggaggaggaggagggagaagagggTTGCGGCCCTTCCGGTGATGATGGCATCACGTCGGACGAGGAGTGGCATCCCAGTGCTCGCGGATCTGCGGCTGGTGCGTTTGACTTCTTCGTTCCTTGCGTTAAAGTGACTTTAAAGGTGACTTGCACACTCATCGGCATTGCTAGGTAAACCCCCTTCTCTCAAGTTTACGTGCGCGCGCTTGGACGTAGTCCGTTCACAGCGAGCATCTGGCCGTGCGAGTTGTCGCTGGTGCGCTTGCGAAGGGTGCGCTCTCGAGTACAGTCTTCCTTCCTCTGCGCGCGTCAGGTTTGACGAAGAGAGGGAAGACGGAGCGCGCGAGAGAAAAAGAGCTCGTCTCGGCATGTTCCGAAGCGCATCGTGCGAAAGAGGAAGATCCGGGATGCGGGAGCAAATTCTGTGAGTGACGTTCCTTGCTAGTACCTTTTATAAAAATGTGGTGAGAATCACAGTTCGGGTATGATATTCAAGTCTTCTGCACATTGTCTCAGCTGGAAAGGCTAGTTCATTTGCATAAACATTTGACACAAGGCTgactgtttcacttccaccctAGAATAATACAGAGAACATAATGGATAATTACTtatgtgcagaaaagaaaaatcaataaatgagaCTTGATGTAACTTTTGTACAAAATCTTCAGAACTTAACCTTTTTGAGTATTAAcacaaaacatactgcaaagtACGTACTTTGCTAGGCCTGTCTGATTACGGGTTTAACACCTGTGGTCTGGAGGTTCCTCTGATCGGGAGGAGAGTACCGTTGTTTCCTGCAGCATTAATTTTACCTGCAACGTTGGATGTCCTGGTATACAGGTTGCTATTTCTTTATCTGAAAattgaaaaaggaaataaaggtACAGTAACCATCACATTCTGATGGCCCCTCATGGTGGCCCTTCCATAATAAAATGAGTTCCACAGTACGATAATTTCCAAACACGATACAGATACGATTGTGTTCTTCGGAAACTGCAGATGTGACAGCAGAGGAGTGGGTGGTATGACAGCCAATCAGCAATAAGAATGCAGGTAATGAGCAGCTACCTCAGCCAATGAGCAGCTGCCTAGTAGAACAGCTGGTGTGGAGTTTCCTATTGTTTTTCTTGACCGTGGTGGAGGTGGCACTGCTCAGATTATACTTATTACTGTTGCGATCTGAGTGAAATTTATGCAAATGtgatctttttcttttgctactgtacttttttgctgattttatatgtaaataacaGGAATCATGCTTTATTAATCCCCCTGGGGGAATTTCACTCAAGCTGCCACTTCAACAGTGGCAAAAtgtgtctttgggaggaaacacacacagcatcaaaGCCCTGTTTTTTCACACTATGCAGGTGCTGTGATACGGTAGCACTGTCTGCGGTGCCATCTTTTCAgactaatttaaattaatttagttgtttttaattaatggggggcatggtggtgcagcgggtttgaccgggtcctgctatgtggtgggtctggggttcgagtcccgcttggggtgccttgtgacggactggagtcccgtcctgtgtgtcccccctccccctccagccttgcaccaggtgttgccgggttaggcttcggttcgcctcGACCCCGCTTTGGACGAGtggtttctgactgtgtgtattttaattagtACTTTCTTAATATGATTACAGAACATGTTGTTAGAGATGGAGATGTTTTCTTTGCCTGATTTAAAAGCCCTTGGACTTGGGAAGAAATTGACAGTATTTGATGCATTAATGGtctcacaaaatatttttttttaccatcgTATTGTGAGCATTTACTATATTCCACTTTACTTTAAGCTACTTGTATGTGCTTTAAACTGCATCTTGGGTCACTTTTGCTATGAAGACCAGATACAATGTATTCTTACATATAAGCTTTTATATGTTTAATGTTTCATATCATGCTGTCATACTTTTCTATCCTATGAA
Proteins encoded in this window:
- the LOC108928188 gene encoding histone-lysine N-methyltransferase PRDM9-like, with translation MEAVEEPSLPYFEAEMETTGSSQGGSTLDEDCCLELPKREKEVTLECDESQSAEPSNEEESTIEDDQFYCEECKSFYVDECETHGPPSFIPDSPAPLGAPQRALLTLPPGMMVSRSSIPEAGLGVFNQGETVPVGTHFGPYEGEVTTREEAIESSYSWVVSQKKNQFEYIDAKRDTHSNWMRYVNCARSEEEQNLVAFQHRGRVFYRCLRPILPGQELLLWHEDDYAKELGITWDYLWDKKCNPAGRSAEVFSCAYCQFSFSGEFNLNKHLKQSHSKEYAKLLESKTSPTHMQPTIASCRAAEINKNGNSFSHADTLAKSKPNAIQSGGTEFCCIRCGKSFTDSESLDAHRCTHSEEGLYPCLQCGKSFARSCHLKRHERTIHSKEKPYCCSRCGKCFGQAAGLKRHQQIHAGRKPIHKTVSSKVFRCSQCSFCFTAELKLQKHMKQHHLEETVKMHVAGLAASDTLTPPLECSKDSVLSDELPSPSLSASSSQITELRGAVRHSETTSALDGQQIDSGSYCCSRCRSSFSDPDHLKKHPCIPTQEGSYFCDSCGLNYINEQSLKGHKCTQSEDGPYCCPQCGKSFTRSCNLRRHERTIHTKEKPYYCTQCGKFFSQSAGLKRHQQIHVGMTPCSKNVEDLSRVFPCSQCSFSFTEERYLHKHLKRYHPEEHLKLLESTSVIETQTGHRKLCCKQCRKTFSCPKTLNSHKCIQPGGRLYLCSDCGKCFSWFYSLRQHQRIHTGEKPYSCTECGKGFVHSGQLNVHMRIHTGEKPFLCTECGESFRQSGDLKRHERKHSGVRPCRCTECGKSFSRPQSLKAHQLLHKGEKLYCCTQCGKRFARSWHLTRHYQKMHS